One genomic region from Phoenix dactylifera cultivar Barhee BC4 unplaced genomic scaffold, palm_55x_up_171113_PBpolish2nd_filt_p 000190F, whole genome shotgun sequence encodes:
- the LOC103721200 gene encoding transcription termination factor MTERF6, chloroplastic/mitochondrial-like: MLPLVKLSSSVLRGDSPRIFVAFFHRRRLLSTADAGAVAVAVAPGENPSPRPQFIAEYLERSCGFFPDKAAEAACKHLRRIKSPEQPDSVLDFFKSQGFDDADIKKLVSLNPRWLGLDVEETLAPKFRAFRDLGFSHSDIIHLVLSNPSVLNLRFQQNILPKVELWRNLLGSNELLMKWLKKKQWLFSYSIERTILPNLSLLRAWGISDKRISMVAKLQPPIVCQKPESLQALADRVEGMGVPRHSGMFLWALVTLQRVSRTTFEAKMKLMKSLGWSDSEFLAACQKAPAFLSNSEKAIQKKMGFLVKEAGCEPSYVARRPELLMMSLEKRLVPRYHVMEMMKSKGLHGGAFQLATIMQLSEKNFIEKFVLCHKEKAPELHDLYVSLSCKGAPL, translated from the coding sequence ATGCTACCACTGGTCAAGCTCTCCTCCTCCGTTCTCCGCGGTGATAGCCCCAGGATCTTCGTCGCCTTCTTCCAtcgccgccgcctcctctccACCGCCGACGCCGGCGCCGTCGCCGTCGCCGTCGCCCCCGGCGAGAACCCGTCGCCCAGACCGCAATTCATAGCTGAATACCTCGAGAGATCGTGCGGATTCTTTCCGGACAAGGCGGCCGAAGCAGCATGCAAGCACCTCCGCCGCATCAAATCCCCTGAACAACCGGACTCCGTCCTGGACTTCTTCAAAAGCCAGGGTTTTGACGATGCCGACATCAAAAAGCTCGTGTCTTTGAACCCCAGATGGCTCGGCCTCGACGTGGAGGAGACCTTGGCCCCAAAGTTCCGAGCTTTTCGAGATCTCGGCTTCTCCCATTCCGACATCATCCACCTTGTCCTCTCCAACCCCTCCGTCCTCAACCTCAGGTTCCAACAAAACATCCTCCCCAAAGTCGAGCTCTGGAGGAATCTCCTGGGCTCCAATGAGCTCTTGATGAAgtggttgaagaagaaacaatggCTTTTCAGCTACAGCATCGAGAGGACGATCCTTCCGAACCTGTCCCTCTTACGGGCCTGGGGCATTTCAGACAAGAGGATCTCTATGGTCGCCAAGCTGCAGCCTCCGATTGTCTGCCAGAAGCCGGAATCACTGCAGGCTTTGGCCGATCGCGTCGAGGGGATGGGAGTACCCCGCCACTCGGGCATGTTCCTCTGGGCTCTGGTTACTCTCCAGAGGGTCAGCAGAACCACCTTCGAGGCCAAGATGAAGCTTATGAAGAGCTTGGGGTGGTCGGATTCGGAATTCCTCGCTGCGTGCCAAAAGGCACCTGCGTTCTTATCTAATTCGGAGAAGGCGATACAGAAAAAGATGGGATTTTTGGTGAAGGAAGCTGGGTGCGAGCCATCCTATGTCGCGAGACGCCCGGAGCTTCTCATGATGAGCTTGGAGAAGAGGTTGGTTCCCAGGTATCATGTCATGGAGATGATGAAGTCGAAAGGATTACACGGTGGGGCATTTCAGTTAGCTACCATTATGCAGTTATCAGAAAAGAATTTTATAGAGAAATTTGTTCTCTGCCACAAAGAGAAAGCCCCTGAACTGCATGATTTATATGTTTCTCTCAGCTGCAAGGGAGCTCCTTTGTAA